A window of the Bradyrhizobium ottawaense genome harbors these coding sequences:
- a CDS encoding HPr family phosphocarrier protein — MHDVNAGRASKTVLPLTASAVLVNPVGLHARPSVKLTQCAKGFAASIEIALAPDGPWTDAKSPVKVMRVKAPQGAMLYFRVAGPDGDAALAAVLALVNDGFGEA; from the coding sequence ATGCATGATGTCAACGCCGGCCGGGCGTCCAAAACGGTTTTGCCGCTAACGGCCTCGGCGGTTCTCGTCAATCCGGTCGGTCTTCATGCGCGGCCTTCGGTCAAGCTTACGCAATGCGCCAAGGGTTTTGCCGCGTCGATCGAAATCGCTCTCGCACCGGACGGACCGTGGACGGATGCCAAGAGTCCGGTGAAGGTGATGCGGGTGAAGGCCCCGCAGGGTGCGATGCTTTATTTCCGCGTCGCCGGCCCGGACGGCGATGCGGCACTCGCCGCCGTGCTCGCGCTGGTGAATGACGGCTTCGGCGAGGCCTGA
- the dhaM gene encoding dihydroxyacetone kinase phosphoryl donor subunit DhaM: MSNSSSGNVGIVIVSHSAKIAEGAADMVRQMVGNAVPLAWTGGDLEGGLGTNVAGILEAIEIAWSPAGVAILVDLGGAETNSEMAVEMLPEERRARVVVCNAPVVEGAVIAATESSGGSPLTAVQRSAEEFYA; the protein is encoded by the coding sequence ATGAGCAATTCAAGTTCTGGCAACGTCGGAATCGTCATCGTTTCGCATTCCGCCAAAATCGCGGAGGGGGCGGCCGATATGGTGCGTCAGATGGTCGGCAATGCTGTGCCGCTTGCCTGGACAGGCGGCGACCTTGAGGGCGGGCTCGGCACCAATGTTGCCGGCATCCTCGAGGCGATCGAGATCGCCTGGTCGCCAGCCGGAGTTGCAATCCTCGTCGACCTCGGCGGGGCAGAAACAAATTCGGAGATGGCGGTGGAGATGTTGCCCGAAGAGCGGCGTGCACGCGTCGTGGTCTGCAATGCTCCAGTGGTTGAGGGGGCCGTGATAGCGGCGACCGAGTCCTCCGGCGGGTCGCCGCTAACCGCGGTCCAGCGCAGCGCGGAGGAATTCTATGCATGA
- the dhaL gene encoding dihydroxyacetone kinase subunit DhaL: protein MSLNRTAREKLVRALAVSVIEHADELTSLDQAIGDGDHGLNMKRGFEAVLATLPALADKSTPEMLKAIGMTLVMKVGGASGPLVGTFFMELGKALPEEPARADLVAATGKAIDAVKARGRSEAGQKTLLDVLVPVQAILAAGGDAAAIAAEATEAAERTTPMLATRGRASFLGERSIGHMDPGSRSASLLIGAAVVTLEFEADL from the coding sequence ATGAGCCTCAATCGAACAGCGAGGGAGAAGCTGGTGCGGGCGCTGGCAGTATCGGTGATCGAGCATGCCGACGAATTGACCAGCCTCGATCAGGCGATTGGCGACGGCGACCACGGACTGAACATGAAGCGTGGCTTCGAGGCGGTGCTCGCGACCCTGCCGGCTCTTGCAGATAAATCGACGCCCGAGATGTTGAAGGCGATCGGCATGACGCTGGTGATGAAGGTCGGTGGCGCCTCCGGGCCGCTCGTCGGCACTTTCTTCATGGAGCTCGGCAAGGCGCTTCCGGAGGAGCCTGCGCGCGCCGATCTCGTGGCGGCGACGGGTAAGGCGATCGATGCTGTCAAGGCGCGCGGACGCTCGGAAGCAGGGCAGAAGACCCTGCTTGATGTCCTCGTGCCGGTGCAGGCGATACTTGCGGCCGGCGGCGACGCGGCGGCGATCGCCGCGGAAGCGACGGAGGCCGCCGAGCGTACGACGCCGATGCTCGCGACGCGCGGCCGGGCGTCCTTTCTCGGCGAACGTTCGATCGGTCATATGGATCCGGGTTCGCGCTCGGCGTCCCTCCTGATCGGCGCAGCAGTCGTAACACTGGAATTCGAGGCAGATTTATGA
- a CDS encoding ABC transporter ATP-binding protein, whose protein sequence is MAEVEIRAVSKAFKKTQAVSDLSLTVADGEFVALLGPTGAGKTSTLRLIAGLEMPDRGSIRIGGRDVTGDAPADRDVAFVFQQYSLYPHLTVFENMAFALRAPIRRVPEAEIRAKVREVARLLRIETKLDNKATQLSGGQMQRVAIGRALVRSPAIYLMDEPLSSLDAKLRGEMRLELKRIQTDLGATILYVTHDQTEAMTMASRIGVIEAGRLMQIGTPREIYENPINAHVAARLGQPAINLLPAALFAGAPLGAKTIGARTEHLTIARGGGEVSATVTRIEHLGDQSHLHLDLGGQPVVTLSDPEARLGAGDIVSLCLNNPLFFDAAGRRIAA, encoded by the coding sequence ATGGCTGAGGTCGAGATCAGGGCGGTCTCCAAGGCGTTCAAGAAGACGCAGGCCGTCAGCGATCTGTCGCTGACCGTCGCAGACGGCGAGTTCGTCGCACTGCTCGGGCCGACGGGTGCCGGCAAGACGTCAACCTTGCGCCTGATCGCCGGACTGGAGATGCCGGACCGCGGTTCGATCCGGATCGGCGGCCGCGACGTGACTGGCGACGCGCCGGCCGATCGCGACGTCGCTTTCGTGTTCCAGCAATATTCGTTGTATCCTCATCTTACCGTGTTCGAGAACATGGCTTTTGCATTGCGCGCGCCGATCCGGCGGGTGCCGGAGGCCGAGATCCGCGCCAAGGTGCGGGAAGTCGCTCGTCTGCTCCGCATCGAAACCAAGCTCGACAACAAGGCAACGCAGTTGTCGGGTGGGCAGATGCAGCGCGTCGCGATCGGCCGAGCCTTGGTGCGCTCGCCCGCGATCTATCTCATGGACGAGCCGCTCTCGTCGCTGGATGCCAAGCTGCGCGGCGAAATGCGCCTTGAACTCAAGCGCATCCAGACCGATCTCGGCGCGACCATCCTCTATGTCACCCATGATCAGACCGAAGCGATGACCATGGCTTCTCGCATCGGTGTCATCGAGGCCGGGCGGCTCATGCAGATCGGGACGCCGCGGGAGATTTACGAGAACCCGATCAACGCCCATGTCGCCGCGCGGCTTGGTCAGCCGGCGATCAACCTCTTGCCGGCGGCGCTGTTTGCCGGCGCGCCGCTCGGGGCCAAGACTATCGGCGCGCGCACCGAGCACTTGACGATCGCGCGCGGCGGCGGCGAAGTGTCGGCGACCGTCACCCGGATCGAGCATCTCGGCGACCAGAGCCATCTCCACCTCGATCTCGGCGGCCAACCGGTCGTGACGTTGTCCGATCCCGAAGCCAGGCTCGGCGCCGGAGACATCGTGTCGCTCTGTCTCAACAATCCGCTGTTCTTCGATGCGGCCGGCCGGAGGATTGCGGCATGA
- a CDS encoding ABC transporter ATP-binding protein — protein MAQIRVEALEKSFGDFHAVKAASFTVEDGEFLCLLGPSGCGKTTTLRMIAGLELPTAGTIRLDGEDVTMNRASARDIAFVFQLFALYPHMNVRRNIGFPLKCEGVGAAESDRRVVEAARILRISHLLDRPVSGLAGGDRQRVALGRAIVRKPKCFLMDEPLGALDTEMREAMIHELRALHDRLGATTVYVTHDQLEAMAMADMIAVMNNGVVEQVASPRDIYDRPASLFVADFIGSPPMNFLPFRGGLQAGAQAIRLGERDVAIPAARQALPESDLVLGVRPEHVRFSDLGVVRGEVYGSEYLGTTQIVTVTTRYGALKARSPASVSFRTGEHVGLDFRPDTLSIFDKASGRAVRTALHEGGAHG, from the coding sequence ATGGCACAGATCAGGGTCGAAGCGCTTGAAAAATCCTTCGGGGATTTCCATGCCGTCAAGGCTGCCAGCTTCACGGTGGAGGACGGCGAATTCCTCTGCCTACTGGGACCCTCGGGCTGCGGCAAGACGACGACGCTGCGCATGATTGCGGGACTTGAATTGCCGACCGCCGGCACCATCCGGCTCGATGGCGAAGACGTCACGATGAACCGCGCCTCGGCACGCGACATCGCTTTCGTGTTCCAGCTGTTCGCCCTCTATCCGCACATGAACGTCCGGCGAAATATTGGGTTCCCCCTGAAATGCGAGGGCGTCGGCGCAGCTGAGTCCGACCGGCGGGTGGTGGAGGCCGCGCGCATCCTGCGCATTTCGCATCTTCTCGATCGGCCAGTTTCGGGCCTTGCCGGCGGCGACCGGCAGCGCGTCGCGCTCGGGCGGGCGATCGTGCGCAAGCCGAAATGTTTTCTGATGGACGAGCCGCTCGGCGCGCTCGATACCGAAATGCGCGAAGCGATGATCCATGAGTTGCGCGCGCTGCATGACCGGCTCGGCGCGACCACGGTCTACGTCACCCACGATCAGCTCGAGGCCATGGCGATGGCCGACATGATCGCCGTGATGAACAACGGCGTCGTCGAACAGGTTGCGAGCCCGCGCGACATCTATGACCGGCCGGCGTCGCTGTTCGTTGCCGACTTCATCGGTTCGCCGCCGATGAACTTCCTGCCATTCCGCGGTGGCCTACAGGCCGGCGCGCAGGCAATCCGGCTCGGCGAGCGTGACGTCGCCATTCCGGCTGCACGCCAGGCGCTGCCGGAAAGCGATCTCGTCCTCGGGGTCAGGCCCGAGCACGTGCGCTTCTCCGATCTCGGCGTCGTGCGGGGTGAGGTCTATGGGTCGGAGTATCTCGGCACGACGCAGATCGTGACGGTGACGACGCGCTATGGGGCACTCAAGGCTCGGTCGCCGGCCAGCGTGTCGTTCCGGACCGGAGAGCATGTCGGGCTCGATTTCCGCCCCGATACGCTGTCGATCTTCGACAAGGCGTCAGGCCGGGCGGTCCGAACCGCGTTGCATGAGGGAGGCGCGCATGGCTGA
- a CDS encoding carbohydrate ABC transporter permease: MSIANTAHSVVEPSPGTKRLAGSLVVLYAVITMIPLVWIVLTSFKSPDDAISYPPKLVFTPSLEGFCNLFTTRSRQTPEFIRTLGPSQGLCDGIARGRNMVIAGPSNYVPRFINSLIIAFGSTVLAVTLGTLAAYGFSRFRVPLKDDLLFFILSTRMMPPIAVAIPIYLMYRTIGLSDTRLGMILLYTSVNVSLAVWLLKGFIDEIPREYEEAAMIDGYTRFQAFVKVVLPQATTGIAATAIFCLIFAWNEYAFAVLLTSGNAQTAPPFIPIIIGEGGQDWPAVAAGTTLFLVPIVVFTVLLRKHLLRGITFGAVRK; encoded by the coding sequence ATGAGCATCGCGAACACAGCCCATTCCGTAGTCGAACCATCGCCCGGCACCAAGCGACTGGCGGGTTCGCTAGTGGTTCTCTATGCCGTGATTACGATGATTCCGCTGGTCTGGATCGTTCTGACTTCGTTCAAGTCGCCGGACGATGCGATCTCCTATCCGCCCAAACTCGTCTTCACGCCGTCGCTGGAAGGTTTCTGCAATCTCTTCACCACCCGCTCGCGCCAGACGCCGGAATTCATCCGCACGCTCGGACCGTCTCAGGGACTTTGCGATGGAATCGCGCGCGGCCGCAACATGGTGATCGCCGGACCTTCGAACTATGTGCCGCGTTTCATCAATTCGCTGATCATCGCCTTCGGCTCGACCGTGCTCGCGGTTACCCTCGGCACGTTGGCGGCCTACGGCTTCTCGCGGTTCCGGGTGCCGCTGAAGGACGATTTGCTGTTCTTTATCCTGTCGACGCGGATGATGCCGCCGATCGCGGTCGCGATCCCGATCTACCTGATGTACCGCACCATCGGGCTGTCGGACACAAGGCTCGGCATGATCCTGCTCTACACCTCGGTCAACGTCTCGCTCGCCGTCTGGCTTCTCAAGGGCTTCATCGACGAGATCCCGCGCGAGTACGAGGAAGCAGCCATGATCGACGGCTATACGCGCTTCCAGGCCTTCGTGAAGGTGGTACTGCCGCAGGCAACCACCGGAATCGCGGCCACCGCGATCTTCTGCCTGATCTTCGCCTGGAACGAATACGCCTTCGCGGTGCTTCTAACCTCCGGCAACGCGCAGACGGCGCCGCCTTTTATCCCGATCATCATCGGTGAGGGCGGGCAGGACTGGCCCGCAGTCGCCGCCGGCACGACGCTGTTCTTGGTGCCGATCGTTGTTTTCACGGTGCTGTTGCGCAAGCATTTGCTGCGCGGGATCACCTTTGGAGCCGTTCGCAAATGA
- a CDS encoding carbohydrate ABC transporter permease produces the protein MNDLSASSRITYGAVPVQPAVARRIRGLSDTALAWLFITPTMLLLLAINIFPLVWTIYLSFTNYRANRANAPVKWLGIDWYQTILTDPDIWAAMQVTAHFVFWTVAIETVLGFGLAFLIDKKFRGHGMWTTIILLPMMLSPAVVGNFWTFLYQPQIGLFNYVFAFLTGRSASSFQMLGDVTLSPWAIVIVDAWMWTPYVMLICLAGLRSIPDYIYEAAEVDRASKWRQFWSITLPMALPFIMLAVLFRGIENFKMFDMVNLLTGGGPGSTTEVASITLKRAAFESWRTGYSSAFAIILFVTVFGLANIYVKALNRVKSR, from the coding sequence ATGAACGATTTGAGTGCCTCATCGCGGATAACCTACGGCGCCGTGCCCGTACAGCCCGCCGTGGCGCGCCGAATCCGGGGCCTGTCCGATACGGCGCTGGCGTGGCTCTTCATCACCCCGACGATGCTGCTGCTGCTGGCGATCAACATCTTTCCGCTGGTCTGGACCATCTATCTTTCGTTCACCAACTACCGGGCCAACCGGGCAAATGCACCGGTAAAGTGGCTGGGCATCGATTGGTACCAGACCATCCTGACCGATCCGGACATCTGGGCGGCGATGCAGGTGACGGCGCATTTCGTGTTCTGGACCGTCGCCATCGAGACCGTGCTTGGATTTGGCCTTGCCTTCCTGATCGACAAGAAATTCCGCGGCCACGGCATGTGGACCACGATCATCCTGCTGCCGATGATGCTTTCGCCGGCCGTCGTCGGCAATTTCTGGACGTTCCTCTACCAGCCGCAGATCGGCCTCTTCAACTATGTGTTCGCCTTCCTCACCGGCCGCTCCGCATCGTCGTTCCAGATGCTGGGCGACGTGACGCTCAGCCCTTGGGCGATCGTCATTGTCGACGCCTGGATGTGGACGCCCTATGTGATGCTGATTTGCCTTGCCGGCCTGCGGTCGATCCCGGACTACATCTATGAGGCGGCGGAGGTCGACCGCGCCTCGAAGTGGCGGCAGTTCTGGTCGATCACGCTGCCGATGGCGTTGCCGTTCATCATGCTTGCGGTGTTGTTCCGGGGCATCGAGAACTTCAAGATGTTCGACATGGTCAACCTGCTCACCGGGGGCGGGCCGGGGTCCACCACCGAGGTCGCCTCGATCACGCTCAAGCGCGCGGCATTCGAGAGCTGGCGGACCGGCTATTCCTCAGCCTTCGCGATCATCCTGTTCGTAACGGTGTTTGGCCTCGCCAACATCTATGTGAAGGCATTGAACCGGGTGAAAAGCCGATGA
- a CDS encoding ABC transporter substrate-binding protein has product MKNTLKVLLAAGGVAALGIGATTPAQAQGKTITLCWAAWDPANALVELSKDFTAKTGIGMKFEFVPWPNYADRFLNELNSRGSLCDLIIGDSQWIGGAAENGQYVKLNDFFKKEGISMDDYMPATVVGYSQWPKNTPNYWALPAMGDAVGWTYRKDWFARPDVQKDFKAKYGRDIAVPKTLEELRDIAQFFQGREIDGKKVYGASIYTERGSEGITMGVSNYLYDYGFKYQDPNKPYAMDGFVNSPGAVKGLEAYKELYKCCTPPGASNSYMSEGLDAFKSGQVALQMNFFAFFPGLYKDPNVGGDKIGFFSNPAATIQATQLGGQGISVVSYSKNQGEALQYIKWFSGGDVQKKWWALGGYSCAKSVLNDPSFPDSAPFAKEFLKSMGMVVDFWAEPSYAQLLQAEQKRVHDYVVADKGTAQEALDGLVKDWKAIFKEEGKKF; this is encoded by the coding sequence ATGAAGAATACATTGAAGGTGCTCCTTGCTGCGGGCGGTGTCGCCGCGCTCGGCATCGGAGCAACGACGCCGGCGCAAGCGCAAGGCAAGACGATCACGCTGTGCTGGGCGGCGTGGGATCCGGCCAATGCACTGGTCGAACTCTCGAAGGACTTCACCGCCAAGACCGGCATCGGCATGAAGTTCGAATTCGTGCCATGGCCCAATTACGCCGACCGTTTCCTGAATGAACTCAATTCACGCGGATCGCTGTGCGATCTCATCATCGGCGATTCACAGTGGATCGGCGGCGCGGCGGAGAACGGTCAGTACGTCAAGCTCAACGATTTCTTCAAGAAGGAAGGAATCAGCATGGACGACTATATGCCGGCGACCGTCGTCGGTTATTCACAGTGGCCGAAGAATACGCCGAACTATTGGGCGCTGCCCGCCATGGGCGACGCGGTGGGCTGGACCTATCGCAAGGACTGGTTTGCGCGGCCAGATGTGCAGAAGGACTTCAAGGCCAAATATGGCCGCGATATCGCCGTGCCGAAGACGCTCGAAGAGCTCCGCGACATCGCACAGTTCTTCCAGGGCCGCGAAATTGACGGCAAGAAGGTCTATGGCGCTTCGATCTATACCGAGCGCGGCTCGGAAGGCATCACCATGGGCGTCTCGAACTATCTCTACGACTACGGCTTCAAATACCAGGATCCCAACAAGCCCTATGCGATGGACGGGTTCGTCAACTCGCCCGGCGCCGTCAAGGGGCTCGAAGCCTACAAGGAGCTCTACAAGTGCTGCACGCCTCCCGGTGCTTCCAACTCCTACATGTCGGAAGGTCTTGACGCCTTCAAGTCCGGCCAGGTGGCGTTGCAGATGAACTTCTTCGCCTTCTTCCCCGGCCTCTACAAGGATCCGAATGTCGGCGGTGACAAGATCGGATTCTTCTCCAATCCGGCCGCCACCATCCAGGCCACCCAGCTCGGCGGACAGGGCATCTCCGTGGTTTCCTATTCCAAGAACCAGGGCGAGGCGCTGCAGTACATCAAATGGTTCTCCGGCGGCGATGTGCAAAAGAAATGGTGGGCGCTGGGCGGCTATTCTTGCGCCAAGTCGGTGCTGAACGACCCGAGCTTCCCGGATAGCGCCCCGTTCGCCAAGGAGTTCCTGAAATCGATGGGCATGGTGGTCGACTTCTGGGCCGAGCCCTCCTACGCCCAGCTCCTGCAAGCCGAGCAGAAGCGCGTGCATGACTATGTGGTCGCTGACAAGGGCACCGCGCAGGAGGCGCTCGACGGGCTGGTGAAAGATTGGAAAGCCATATTCAAGGAAGAGGGCAAGAAGTTCTAG
- a CDS encoding AMP-binding protein, with amino-acid sequence MIDPALPFGGYKQSAIIELGGVAVPVNLGLTAEGLAAQINKVGAKGLVVSSEVWSDKLDSVRGGLGSVEAVFVIGGEAPQGTRAFSELSSPGTKPVEHEAVDGWDLCAISFTSGTTGVPKGTMAMHINALIRYSNAVRDRGQIYRLT; translated from the coding sequence TTGATCGACCCGGCGCTTCCATTCGGCGGTTACAAGCAGTCCGCCATCATCGAGCTCGGTGGCGTCGCTGTGCCGGTCAATCTCGGGCTGACCGCGGAAGGATTGGCGGCGCAGATCAACAAGGTCGGTGCCAAGGGGCTGGTGGTCTCGTCGGAAGTCTGGAGCGACAAGCTCGATTCGGTGCGCGGTGGCCTCGGCAGCGTAGAAGCGGTGTTCGTCATCGGTGGCGAGGCGCCGCAGGGGACGCGTGCGTTTTCCGAACTAAGCTCCCCGGGGACAAAGCCGGTCGAACACGAGGCGGTCGATGGATGGGATCTATGTGCGATCTCCTTCACGTCAGGCACAACCGGCGTTCCCAAGGGGACGATGGCCATGCACATCAACGCGCTCATCCGGTACAGCAATGCTGTACGTGATCGAGGACAAATCTACCGGCTCACCTAG
- a CDS encoding SDR family oxidoreductase, giving the protein MRGLNGRRAILTGGASGIGRATTLRLAEEGCVVGVFDKNLAGAEETVHLCAGRPGRVLAFQVDITDRDAVGAAADKFEAAAGPVELLANVAGWDIPIAFLDTDRAFWDKVIGINLYGPLNLHHVVVRRMVERSFGRVVNVASDAGRVGSSGEAVYSACKGGLISFTKTVARELARKNIILNVVCPGPTDTPLFEAFTKSSPSGGKIAEGLARAIPLRRLGQPDDYPGMIAFLLSDDAAYITGQTISVSGGLTMHG; this is encoded by the coding sequence ATGCGCGGACTCAATGGCCGACGGGCGATTTTGACTGGCGGAGCCAGCGGGATCGGGCGGGCAACGACGCTTCGGCTGGCGGAAGAGGGCTGCGTCGTCGGCGTGTTCGACAAGAATCTGGCAGGGGCGGAGGAGACGGTGCATCTTTGCGCCGGCAGGCCCGGCCGCGTGCTGGCCTTTCAGGTCGATATCACCGACCGCGATGCGGTCGGTGCCGCCGCGGACAAGTTTGAAGCTGCTGCCGGGCCGGTTGAACTGCTTGCCAATGTGGCCGGATGGGACATCCCGATTGCATTTCTGGACACCGATCGCGCCTTCTGGGACAAGGTTATCGGGATCAATCTTTACGGTCCGCTCAATCTGCATCACGTCGTGGTCAGGCGTATGGTCGAACGCAGCTTTGGGCGCGTGGTGAACGTGGCATCGGATGCGGGCCGGGTCGGTTCCTCCGGAGAGGCGGTCTATTCAGCGTGCAAGGGCGGCCTGATTTCGTTCACCAAGACAGTAGCCCGCGAACTGGCGCGAAAGAACATCATTCTGAATGTGGTATGCCCGGGCCCAACGGATACGCCTCTGTTCGAGGCCTTTACGAAGAGTTCGCCGTCCGGCGGCAAGATCGCCGAAGGCCTTGCCCGGGCGATCCCGTTACGGCGTCTTGGACAGCCGGATGACTATCCGGGCATGATCGCATTCCTGCTTAGTGACGATGCCGCTTATATCACGGGACAGACGATCAGCGTGTCGGGTGGGTTGACCATGCATGGGTGA
- a CDS encoding TetR/AcrR family transcriptional regulator has translation MTGIVQTSKSEKSRDSILEAAAKLFRRQGYSATTLRQIAAMAEIKAGSIYYYFDSKEQILDEVLHLGLLGVFEAVKKAVKDAGNVSHRRRIGLAIEAHLAALLEASDFTSANIRIYGQLPETLKKRHRPLRRAYAKYWDQLFLDARRAGEIRADIEIVPLRIFVLGALNWTIEWFSLDSKNAVLKLARRTELLIFDGVKKA, from the coding sequence GTGACCGGCATCGTCCAGACTTCGAAGTCGGAAAAGTCGCGCGATTCGATTCTGGAAGCCGCGGCCAAGCTGTTTCGCCGCCAGGGCTACTCCGCCACCACGCTACGTCAGATCGCGGCAATGGCCGAAATCAAGGCGGGCAGCATCTATTACTATTTCGATTCCAAGGAGCAAATCCTCGACGAGGTTCTGCATCTTGGGCTGCTGGGCGTATTCGAAGCGGTCAAGAAGGCCGTGAAGGATGCAGGCAACGTCTCGCACCGCCGCCGCATCGGACTCGCAATCGAGGCGCATCTGGCGGCGTTGCTCGAAGCCAGCGACTTCACGTCCGCCAATATTCGCATCTACGGCCAGTTGCCCGAAACGCTCAAGAAGCGGCATCGCCCTTTGCGCAGGGCTTACGCGAAATACTGGGATCAGCTCTTTCTCGATGCCCGCCGCGCCGGAGAAATTCGTGCCGATATCGAGATCGTTCCGTTGCGGATCTTCGTGCTGGGCGCGCTGAACTGGACCATCGAATGGTTCAGCCTCGACAGCAAGAACGCGGTCTTGAAACTGGCCCGGCGAACCGAGTTGCTGATTTTCGACGGGGTCAAGAAAGCATGA
- a CDS encoding acyl-CoA dehydrogenase family protein, with amino-acid sequence MNALASHGHAASVYLGEEHELLRAQIRRFVDEEIKPHAAAWEQEGMVPRDVLRRMGELGFFGIRYPAEYGGSDLNTLATVVFAEELGRSTFSGVAITALVHTDMASVHLFNGGSQALKDRFMPDVVAGEKIVAVGVTEPGAGSDVKGIRTTARRDGDSYVLNGAKMFITNGVHANLYCIAAVTNPEARPSQRLSMLLVEKETSGFRVSRALDKHGWRSSDTAELLFEDCRVPAENLLGEEGQGFYAIMRNFQNERIVIGAMAMGEAQAAIEITLDWVTQRQAFGAPLWSKQAIRHRLAMLAAKVEAGRQLVYHSAWLVTQGIDATKEVSMVKAYCGELVNEVMYDCLQFHGGMGYMRESAIERMARDARVQSIGGGTTEVMLEEVAKRMR; translated from the coding sequence ATGAATGCTCTTGCTTCCCATGGCCATGCGGCCTCGGTCTACCTTGGCGAGGAACATGAACTTCTGCGAGCCCAGATCCGGCGTTTCGTCGATGAGGAGATCAAGCCGCACGCGGCGGCCTGGGAGCAGGAAGGCATGGTGCCGCGCGACGTGCTGCGCCGGATGGGGGAACTCGGCTTTTTCGGCATCCGTTATCCGGCGGAATATGGCGGTTCCGATCTGAACACGCTGGCGACCGTGGTGTTCGCCGAAGAACTGGGTCGATCCACCTTCTCGGGCGTGGCTATCACGGCGTTGGTGCATACCGACATGGCGTCGGTGCATCTGTTCAACGGCGGTTCGCAGGCGCTGAAGGATCGTTTCATGCCTGATGTCGTCGCCGGCGAGAAGATCGTCGCGGTCGGCGTCACCGAGCCCGGCGCGGGCTCGGACGTGAAGGGCATCCGGACCACCGCGCGCCGGGACGGCGACAGCTATGTGCTCAACGGCGCCAAGATGTTCATCACCAACGGTGTCCACGCCAATCTTTACTGCATCGCGGCCGTCACCAATCCGGAGGCGCGGCCGTCGCAGCGGCTGTCGATGCTGCTGGTCGAGAAGGAGACGTCAGGCTTTCGCGTCAGCCGAGCGCTCGACAAGCATGGCTGGCGCTCTTCCGATACGGCGGAACTGCTGTTCGAGGATTGCCGCGTGCCGGCCGAGAACTTGCTGGGCGAGGAAGGGCAGGGCTTTTACGCGATCATGCGCAATTTCCAGAACGAGCGGATCGTGATCGGCGCGATGGCGATGGGCGAGGCCCAGGCCGCAATCGAAATCACGCTGGACTGGGTGACGCAGCGGCAGGCCTTCGGTGCACCGCTATGGTCGAAACAGGCGATTCGGCACCGATTGGCGATGCTGGCGGCCAAGGTCGAGGCAGGCCGGCAACTGGTCTACCATTCGGCGTGGCTGGTCACCCAGGGGATCGATGCGACCAAGGAAGTGTCGATGGTCAAGGCCTATTGCGGCGAACTCGTCAACGAGGTGATGTATGACTGCCTGCAGTTTCACGGAGGCATGGGTTATATGCGCGAGAGCGCGATCGAACGAATGGCACGCGATGCCCGGGTGCAATCGATCGGCGGCGGCACCACGGAGGTCATGCTGGAGGAGGTCGCCAAGCGGATGCGCTGA
- a CDS encoding enoyl-CoA hydratase/isomerase family protein — protein MSEREPVRYSLDDGVATVTIDRPERKNALSVEAMNALTDAWERVEREPQARAVILTSTDCGVFSAGLDLKQAAEIRARDGIDILTLMRDPMQTAMRRVSKPVIAAMTGSLMAGGMLLAIQSDLRVGLRGTRAGITEVKMGRGSPWAVPMLWMLPQPLLMELVLTGETVPIEQLAGYGFLNYLEDTPDAVRARALQLARKIVEGAPLSVKAAKASVLAAMDLGCADGLVEANRLHVETYASLDAIEGPKAFAERRNPVWQGK, from the coding sequence ATGTCAGAACGTGAACCGGTGCGTTATTCGCTGGACGATGGCGTCGCGACCGTGACGATCGACCGGCCGGAACGCAAGAACGCCCTGTCGGTGGAGGCGATGAATGCCTTGACCGACGCGTGGGAGCGTGTCGAGAGGGAGCCGCAGGCGAGGGCTGTGATCCTCACTTCGACCGATTGTGGTGTATTTTCCGCCGGGCTCGATCTCAAGCAGGCCGCCGAGATCCGGGCGCGTGATGGCATCGACATTCTGACGCTGATGCGCGATCCGATGCAGACCGCGATGCGCAGGGTTTCAAAGCCGGTCATTGCGGCGATGACGGGATCGCTGATGGCGGGCGGCATGTTGCTGGCGATCCAGTCCGATCTGAGGGTCGGCCTTCGCGGGACACGTGCAGGGATCACCGAGGTTAAGATGGGGCGCGGTTCGCCGTGGGCGGTGCCGATGCTGTGGATGCTGCCGCAGCCGTTGCTGATGGAACTGGTCCTCACCGGGGAGACGGTGCCGATCGAACAGCTCGCCGGCTACGGTTTCCTGAATTATCTGGAAGATACGCCCGATGCGGTCCGTGCGCGGGCCCTGCAACTGGCGCGCAAGATCGTCGAAGGTGCGCCGCTGTCGGTGAAAGCGGCGAAGGCCAGCGTACTGGCGGCGATGGACCTGGGTTGTGCCGATGGACTGGTCGAGGCCAACCGGCTGCATGTCGAAACCTATGCTAGTCTCGACGCTATCGAAGGCCCTAAAGCATTTGCCGAACGGCGCAATCCGGTCTGGCAGGGCAAATAG